Below is a genomic region from Melitaea cinxia chromosome 20, ilMelCinx1.1, whole genome shotgun sequence.
GTTTTATAGGGACAAAGTAACGATCTTTGATAAGCAGAAAAAGCAccacattttgtatttttttttcttctaatttgtGAAGTTGTTAGTATCTGTGCATAAATATAGACTATGGTTGGTAGTCAAACTTAAACCGTGTAAAGATGTTTGGCACATTTTTCAGTTTCTCTTATAAAATCGTATTTCACTATgtcgttttaatattttgtaagtaaCTGAAAACGACTAAAACTATTTTACCTAGTTTGAACATcaccataatttatttatggtaACACCACTTAGACtgtaaaacattgaaaaaaaattttttttagggaCCTCTTTTCTatcagtaaaaatattaataattatagacGTAACTAGATCCAACCAATCGTTTTAGAAATTACCATAAGATTTTCTTAACCAACgtactttttttaatgataaaatgacAATGTTGCCATGTAACACGTTTTTACAAacgaaatgtaatttaaaaaaagttagttaTAGCTAAAGACTATTACTTCATTTGACCACAACAtacttttaaatgattttaattaccTCAACAACCGCAATTAATCCAATTAcgcctataatatatatagtgaaGTTAGTGCAcacaacaaacatttttgtgaataaaatctaatttaaactATGGTAAACTACCCTCCACAGCAACGCCTTcacacattttaatataaataaaccacAAATATGAATGAAACGGTAAGCACATTTTTACAAGTTCTTTGAGCGTTACAAGTCagaaatatctataataatttttaataaacaatacaagTACGGGGCAAGATAACTTACTGTCGTGCAATAGCtgcttatattaatttaattataaaaactattaaaatacacacacgtgtaaatcatttaatattatactatttttatcatGACCGTACAGGGACGcaatgaaagtattttttttattaaataaaaagttttcaagTGGATTACTCACAAgtcttaatattacatttttattactactatGAGCTTACTTTACctgtaagtttaattaaaaatattttttaaaataaataattttttataacgcAAACCTCTTttactaacaataaattaaaaaaaaaagaactatccaAATGTATTTTGGAAGTTAAGCGCCTACATAAggcgaattatttttatttatataaatttctttagtaattagcaaatttttgacatttttctaATAGCATTCCTTGTAggtgtcaaaaaaataaataataaaatgaaccacatattatatttaaacatgtaaatacataattaattatttatctttaaaattacgtgCAAACTTACCAGTCTGAACTTAACACTAGTTAAGGCGTAGGTTATGACTTGCCTTAGATAAGTTGGTAACTAtgaactattaatattattgttactaaatacgatctgttattattatttatattagataaCGATCTCTGTTTGCCAATATccacaaaattaatataactttaCGATACTTTAGATTCGAAATAACAAGGAAATAGTGTTTAAGCAAATATCAAATGATTGAAACACAAGACATGTGAACATACATACAAAGTGGATAAAAGCGAGAGGCATTAAATGAAACTACATATACTGTAGTTTACATGCCATTTCTAAGTTATATAAAAGAACCGTCAAATAGAAGCAGTACAGACACAagataaggcccccggtataaaaaaaatatgaggagtaaaatttactgaacgaatgacctcgttacttttctcgcaacgccatctatcggaaagaTAAACTACTAAGAAAACATCGCCATcgatcgatagatggcgttatttgattcgtttatttaccattaatttgatatgatattaaccTTTTCTAAAATTGGTAAGCCTTTTtcgtgcctatttagacagtcgatctgaacgAGTTAACTCCAGTCgtacgtcggagctgacacacacagtTTTTTTTGTACATCGCAGAAATGTTtcataatatatacctatatgtgGTTTGATTGAATGCCTTTCTCTTGTCATCAGTATGAGCGAAGAAATATACGAAAATGTATATTTCAATCATTTAGACAAACAAAAACcctatctaattattatttttatttgattattcatTTGATTTATGCATTgaacgttaaaaatatttattgaaagttatatttattaaattttaaagaccTTTAGttcctttaaaatttaatgttcaaacatataaatttctattaaaattatagacttattataaaataacaataatcttGTATTcctataaacttatttttaatcaaataaatataaatatttttaacgcaaagtcgtctgttcctaaagaaagaaaatttagCCTGCGTTGATAaacatattaatgttatttaaaataaatgcctATAcatgttataatgaaacaactttttcggattttatggCAGTTTTTTAGATGCCGGAACCGCCGATAAAcagcgataaaattcgaaaaagttgtttcattataatgagtgaaattagcgtaaacattagaaaacaatacgcCTATACATGAatacataatacttatataaatagtgCAACCAGACTCTTGGAGCTAAAAGTAGTCACAGACAACTCTATAAACggtataacaaaatataaataattttaccagACTccagaaataaaaatcaaatttgtgCCAAAAAGGGcgatcataaaaaaaatatttttgaattttacatAACACATCctccaataaataattttaagtccaACGCTTTACACTTAACTTGCAATGTCCTCATATCCCCACAATACATCATTGTGTATGTTACAATACATAATTGTTGTTATAATACATTAATCTAAATTAACGTCTAGGTCGTAAGGCATCTCACACGCGAGTAACGTCTGTTCGACCGTATGTCAACACAAGTGTGGCCGGTGTACTACCACCGATGTATGCTGGTCGGTCGACGTCGAACTATGGGAAAACaagaaacttttattttaggagaATATAacataaagaaagaaaatatatacataattaatatactagctgatctGCGAAATTCCTACCAACATATTCCATTATtcatttcataatataattttgtaataaaaatatcacggACATTAATCGAttggacaaagttacatatctgtgcaaaatttcattaaaatcggtccagtatcTTCGGAGATTATCGCGGACAAACATCGTGATAcgagattttttatataatgctgGAATTGTTTGGCGCAGTTTTTGGAGGTTGGCAGCACCGTCGTCGACGCATCAcacgattttattaaattttttcttctacCAGAGAATCTAGTCCTTAGCATcacaatatgaatatttattagtcTTACCGAGACCGCCGATAATGACTCGGCGTGTTCAAATCCTATTCCCTTTTCTTGCCCTTTTTCTTACTAATTCGTTTACTGTAGTTTTGGGCTAACGCATTTATTATTGACACCACGAAGTACAGAACCATGGCGAGTACGAATTTCTCTAAAAGACTAGACAGGATAGAACCCCGGTTCTCAGGTACGGATGACGAGTCGTTTTTATGTAAACGTGCTTTTTGGTTTCGTAGGAATTCCAGTAATGGCGCCTCTAGTTTAGGACCAATGTATGGTATCCTTTCCACCCATGAGAGCGCTtgcctgaaaaaaaaaacttaaataatttcgGAATTAAGTGCAACTTAGGAGCAAGGCTGTAGCTAcagtttgaaaaaataataataaataaatatccttaaaatagacaaaaaatcgTTTGTACCTAAAacaattaatgcttgtgttataacgGCAAGAACAATAAACGACCATAATAACAACCATAAttctcataaaaaatattttaatgtacttaTATGTAACTTACCCAACGAGTGTTTCATTAAAGGCtacaatgacaaacattttcTGTATGTGCATTTTAATGACTGCCTTGCCCAAGACCGTCGCTCCGAAGAAAGTCCAGAAAGGTACGAGAAAATGTCCACAAGTCAAGCCCGCCAGGTCAAATAATGGGTTTGGTATAGACGCACACGCCAGTATACCAGCGAAACCCACTCTCTGCACTAATTTCTGCACCATTATTTTTGCTCTGAAagaattttatcattaatttattaagcgtattaacattttatactatGGATGGATAGATTAGGCTCTAGCCATTCTTTAGTCTATATGGCGTAGATCAGCCAtacttaacctttttttttataggggCCACAAACACGTTTCAGTCATGGTGACGCGGGCCGCAAGCAAAAACTATttaggttttaattaaaacgtaattaCAAGAACATGATATAGTaactttattaatgaaaaaataagttttgacaaagatatatagatttttacgtattttaatgcgatttttgtatttgtgaacactttttaaaactttttcaagATCTGGCTTGGCGCTACATGCTATCTTTACGACATATTCCAGATGAGAATCTGTAAGTGTTTGTTTCTATAAACGTTCTTTGTGTATttgatttttgaaaaagacGATTCGCACACATACGTGcatccaaaaaatataaataggatTGGGCACCGGTTTTTATACTTTTGGGGAACAATACCCCCCCCCTCTGTTTTTTCCTTTCTTCTttaagcaaaattaaaaaacattttggATCGCCTCACATTTTTGATCCGAACGCCCGTTTTCTAATGGGCGCAAAATTTAAGTTAGTTGACAATAAATTGGTAACTTCAGGTGGGCCAACAACAGTTTTGTACGCAGTTTGAGTATAGCGAGCGTAGATAATagcccaaaaaaaaaaaactaacttaacTATGAATCACTCAATAATATAATTGATGTTTGTTCGTAAAATAGAAAATGGACTTCAATTCGTATCGACAAGTACTATAACGTTATTAGTCGAAAAAAATGTCtgataaatacgcattattagggttAACTCATAGTTCTTCTctgatcttgatcaaatttaatggTACACACCACAAGCACTagctgtttattaaaaaaaataatcattcaaATCTGTACattcagttaaaagttatgaagtaacaaatttgcaaaaaaaaaggcATACAGTCGAATTCTAACgactgacgacgcgttggcgcaacggttacagcactggtttgtggctgttgcgctgggggttgcgggttcgatcctcgcacatcacaaacattttattagacatacagatgtttgccgtggtctgggtgtttgtgcagtcctcgtgggtctccccaccgcgcctcggagagcacgttaagccgtcggtcatggttgctatcatgtacacctgatggaAATCGATACTcttaatagggaatatatccgccaacctgcattggaacagtgtggtggattcagttttgatccttcttctacacggcgaaagaggcctatgcccagcagtggagtATACCGGGCTGAAGCGAAGCAGGCGAATTCTaggcatacacacacacacacatgcacacacacacacgcgcatgcacacacacacacgcacacgcacccACACACACGCATTcacacgcgcgcacacacacacacacgcgcacgcacacaaacacacgcacacgcacacgcacacgcacacactcacacacacacacgaacacgcaaacacacacacacacaaacacacacacgcacacgcaaacacacacacacgcacacgcaaacacacacacacgcacacgcaaacacacacacgcacacacacgcacacacacgcaaacacacgcacacacacgcacacacacgcacacaccaaCAAACGCGCACACACCCAGACacgcgcacacacgcacacacgcacactcacGCACACACTCACGCTCACGCACACACTCACATTCACGCACACACTCACACTTACGCACACACACTCacgcacacactcacactcacgcacacacactcacgcacacactcacactcacgcacacactcacactcacgtacacactcacactcacgcacacactcacactcacgcacacactcacactcacgcATACACTCACACTCACGCACACACTCACAttcacgcacacacgcacacgcgcacacTCGATGTGCATTTGTCTTATAACTCTTTATTAAAGTCAACCTTTGTGAAATTGTTGTAATATGTTGcttattattgaattaaacattttattagtttatttactaCAGTAGATTAAAAAAATCCCCCACCTGCCAGTCCTGGAGTCATCCTTCTCAGTCAGCTCGGCCACCGCCCCTCCCGATAGGCGCGCCGCCCTCGCCATGAAGTAGGGGGGTAGCTCGCCTAGGGCGGTGCCCACCCCCCACATCATGGACTCTATCCGCACCTTCGACATTATGTTCCATATCGACACTGTGAAGTTTGGGTCTATCACTTCCGGGCAGATAATActgtgaaatataaatataataatataaatataatatattatagataatgagaCTCAGGTATCAATTCAAGGGTTTTGCTTAACCATCTTGGATCTTCTGCCCATTCTTAGATTTATTAGGTCATCTTAGACCTACTAAGTAAGATTTTTAGAACGAAAATTTAAAAGATCAACTCTCACAAATATTTCTAGATTTTTTTAGGTGTTCCTAGACCTCAAGTTTTTTAGAACTAGAATTTAAAAACTAACTCACTCATTAGGGTACGGAGGAGAGGGGAAATTCAACCCCCCACACTCATAGGCTGCTAGTGTGACCCGGGCTATGTGTGGTCCGAGATATAGAAGGAATGTGTGCAGACCGGTCCCGAGCCCTACTGAACTACACACCCCTAAGATCACCCACCATCCCCACCAAGCCAGAGTTAGTACAGCCTCCTGGAATTTATCATAGTTTTATATAGACAGATAGAATATTCCTTACAAAAGATTtac
It encodes:
- the LOC123663395 gene encoding vacuole membrane protein 1 translates to MTKLAGTRRARNQATSLAIPRQNSINDNGKTRQNLSPEVLGSMNKEQLRAECRKRGQRTTGNKNELLARLGYYKLAAAVQVETEERTRNGVNTLPKEVKTKLVPMDTDSLVLWRRPFTTIEYFFRELLILCNTGLRRLLAYKLLALAIVSLVSGTVVSYYVSGPHQPYVQEAVLTLAWWGWWVILGVCSSVGLGTGLHTFLLYLGPHIARVTLAAYECGGLNFPSPPYPNDIICPEVIDPNFTVSIWNIMSKVRIESMMWGVGTALGELPPYFMARAARLSGGAVAELTEKDDSRTGRAKIMVQKLVQRVGFAGILACASIPNPLFDLAGLTCGHFLVPFWTFFGATVLGKAVIKMHIQKMFVIVAFNETLVGQALSWVERIPYIGPKLEAPLLEFLRNQKARLHKNDSSSVPENRGSILSSLLEKFVLAMVLYFVVSIINALAQNYSKRISKKKGKKRE